One Owenweeksia hongkongensis DSM 17368 genomic region harbors:
- a CDS encoding class I fructose-bisphosphate aldolase, with the protein MTLDQITKLLGSDAENLLTHESKTISKSSLHLPGADFVDRAFGMSNRSPQVLRSLQALYGHGRLANTGYVSILPVDQGIEHSAGASFAPNPIYFDGENIIKLALEGGCNAVASTFGVLGSVSRKYAHKIPFIVKINHNEFLSYPAGYDQIMFGSIRDAWNMGAVAVGATIYFGSEESNRQIQEVAEAFEYAHELGMATILWCYTRNSAFKKDKDYHVSADLTGQANHLGVTIQADIIKQKLPENNGGYTAINFGKTHDKVYSELSSDNPIDLTRYQVANCYMGRQGLINSGGASLGDADSDMAQAVRTAVINKRAGGQGLISGRKAFQKPMVDGIELLNSIQDVYLEKGVTIA; encoded by the coding sequence ATGACCCTTGATCAAATAACCAAGTTACTTGGATCTGATGCCGAAAATCTACTTACTCATGAAAGTAAAACTATTTCAAAATCGAGCCTGCACTTGCCAGGAGCTGATTTTGTAGATCGTGCTTTTGGCATGAGCAACAGAAGCCCACAGGTACTTCGTAGCCTTCAGGCATTGTATGGTCATGGTAGACTGGCCAACACCGGATATGTTTCTATCCTTCCTGTTGACCAAGGTATTGAGCACAGTGCTGGTGCTTCATTTGCCCCAAACCCTATTTACTTTGACGGTGAGAATATTATAAAGCTTGCACTGGAAGGTGGTTGTAACGCAGTAGCTTCTACATTTGGAGTATTGGGAAGTGTATCTAGAAAGTATGCCCATAAAATTCCTTTCATTGTAAAAATTAATCACAATGAATTTTTAAGCTACCCAGCAGGATATGACCAAATTATGTTTGGTAGCATCCGTGACGCTTGGAATATGGGAGCTGTAGCCGTAGGTGCTACTATTTATTTTGGATCAGAAGAGAGCAATCGCCAGATTCAGGAAGTGGCAGAAGCTTTTGAATATGCTCACGAGCTAGGTATGGCTACCATCCTATGGTGCTACACTCGTAACTCTGCTTTCAAAAAAGATAAAGATTACCACGTATCTGCTGACCTTACCGGCCAGGCAAATCACCTTGGGGTAACTATCCAGGCAGATATTATCAAGCAAAAACTTCCAGAAAATAACGGTGGTTACACTGCTATTAACTTTGGAAAAACACACGATAAAGTTTATTCAGAACTTTCAAGTGACAACCCAATTGACCTTACTCGCTACCAGGTGGCAAACTGCTACATGGGACGCCAAGGTTTGATTAACTCAGGCGGAGCTTCTCTTGGTGATGCTGATAGCGACATGGCTCAAGCTGTTCGCACGGCTGTAATCAACAAGCGTGCTGGGGGTCAAGGTCTTATTTCAGGACGTAAAGCTTTCCAAAAACCAATGGTTGATGGAATTGAGCTTTTGAATTCGATTCAAGATGTGTATCTTGAAAAGGGTGTTACTATAGCCTAA
- the rpsO gene encoding 30S ribosomal protein S15 encodes MYLTSEKKAEIFKKHGETAKNTGSAEGQVALFTFRINHLTEHLKRNRKDFNTEKALVSLVGKRKKILNYLKDKDIARYRAIISELGIRK; translated from the coding sequence ATGTATTTGACAAGCGAAAAGAAAGCAGAGATCTTCAAAAAACACGGAGAAACTGCTAAAAACACTGGTTCAGCAGAAGGACAGGTAGCACTTTTTACCTTCCGTATCAATCACCTTACCGAGCACCTAAAGAGAAACCGCAAGGATTTCAACACTGAAAAAGCTCTAGTAAGCCTAGTAGGTAAGAGAAAGAAAATTCTTAATTACCTTAAGGATAAAGATATTGCTCGCTACCGTGCAATTATTTCTGAACTAGGTATCAGAAAATAA
- a CDS encoding polyribonucleotide nucleotidyltransferase, which produces MIPNPITQEITLADGRTITLETGKLAKQADGSVVVKMGGTMLLATVVSAPEAKEGVDFLPLTVDYREKFAAAGRMPGGFLKREARPTDEEILVMRLVDRCLRPLFPEDYHAEIQLMISLLSYDPEVSPDALCGLAASTAIALSDLPFDGPMSEARVGRVDGKLMINPSPSDMEKSDLDMMIGATKDSVVMVEGEMKEISEKEMVEAIAFGHEAIKSQIDAQLALASQVEKSKTKREYSHETHDEELKAEVLKATYDDVYAVAKSGLPKHERSEKFKEIRENYKAKYTEEELAEKAGLINTYYHDVEYKAMRAMILEDGQRLDGRALDEVRPIWSEIDYLPGAHGSAVFTRGETQSLTTVTLGSRLDEKRRDGVTETSSERFYLHYNFPPFSTGEARPIRGTSRREIGHGNLAQRALEVMLPDDSIYTIRVVSDILESNGSSSMATVCAGSLALMDAGVKMKKAVSGIAMGLITDPDTGKYAVLSDILGDEDHLGDMDFKVTGTKDGITACQMDIKVKGLSYEILEKALEQSKAGRLHILGEIMKTISEPREDVKPGAPKIETMTIPKDFIGAIIGPGGKNIQKLQADTETTITIEEEGDKGMIEISGTNRENMNAAMARIKAIAFVPEVGEVYTGKVKSIQAYGAFVEIAPGTDGLLHISEIDHRRLKTVDEVLKEGDSVEVKLIGVDDRGKMKLSRKVLLPQPSDN; this is translated from the coding sequence ATGATTCCAAATCCCATTACCCAAGAAATAACACTAGCAGACGGTAGAACCATCACCCTTGAAACTGGCAAACTTGCCAAGCAGGCTGATGGTTCTGTTGTTGTGAAGATGGGCGGTACCATGCTTTTGGCTACCGTAGTATCTGCACCCGAAGCAAAAGAAGGTGTTGACTTTTTACCACTTACCGTAGATTACCGCGAGAAATTTGCTGCTGCCGGCCGCATGCCTGGTGGATTTTTGAAAAGAGAAGCTCGCCCTACTGACGAAGAAATTTTGGTAATGCGATTGGTGGATCGTTGCTTGCGCCCACTTTTCCCAGAAGATTATCACGCTGAAATTCAGTTGATGATTAGCCTTCTTTCTTATGACCCAGAAGTATCTCCGGATGCACTTTGTGGTCTTGCTGCTTCTACCGCTATCGCTCTTTCTGACCTTCCATTTGATGGACCAATGTCTGAAGCAAGAGTAGGTCGTGTAGATGGCAAACTTATGATCAACCCTTCTCCATCTGATATGGAAAAGTCTGATCTTGACATGATGATCGGTGCTACCAAAGATAGCGTGGTGATGGTAGAAGGTGAGATGAAAGAAATTTCTGAGAAAGAAATGGTGGAAGCCATTGCTTTTGGTCACGAAGCTATTAAATCACAAATCGATGCTCAGTTAGCTTTGGCTTCTCAAGTTGAGAAATCAAAAACTAAAAGAGAATATAGCCATGAAACACATGATGAAGAGCTAAAAGCAGAAGTGCTAAAAGCAACTTATGATGATGTTTACGCTGTAGCTAAAAGTGGTCTTCCTAAGCATGAGCGCTCTGAAAAATTCAAGGAAATCCGTGAAAACTACAAAGCAAAGTATACTGAAGAAGAGCTAGCTGAAAAAGCTGGACTTATCAATACTTACTACCACGATGTAGAGTACAAGGCTATGCGTGCCATGATTCTTGAGGATGGTCAACGTCTTGATGGTCGTGCTCTTGACGAAGTTCGCCCAATCTGGTCTGAAATCGATTATTTGCCAGGAGCTCACGGTTCTGCCGTATTTACTCGTGGTGAAACTCAATCATTGACAACTGTAACTCTAGGTTCACGCCTTGATGAAAAACGTAGAGATGGAGTAACTGAAACTTCTTCTGAACGTTTTTACCTACACTATAACTTCCCTCCATTTTCTACAGGTGAAGCTCGCCCAATTAGAGGTACCAGCCGCAGAGAAATAGGACATGGAAACTTAGCTCAAAGAGCTTTGGAAGTAATGCTTCCCGATGATAGCATCTATACCATCCGTGTAGTTTCTGACATTTTAGAATCAAACGGTTCTTCTTCCATGGCTACTGTATGTGCAGGTTCTCTTGCACTTATGGATGCTGGTGTAAAAATGAAGAAAGCTGTATCCGGTATTGCAATGGGATTGATTACTGATCCTGATACCGGTAAATATGCAGTTCTATCTGATATCCTTGGTGATGAAGATCACTTGGGTGATATGGACTTTAAGGTAACTGGTACCAAAGATGGTATCACTGCCTGCCAAATGGACATTAAAGTAAAAGGGCTTTCTTACGAAATCCTTGAAAAGGCATTAGAGCAATCTAAAGCTGGCCGTCTTCACATCCTTGGTGAGATTATGAAAACCATCTCTGAGCCACGCGAAGATGTGAAACCAGGTGCTCCAAAAATCGAAACCATGACTATTCCTAAGGATTTCATTGGTGCCATTATTGGACCTGGAGGTAAAAATATTCAGAAGCTACAAGCTGACACTGAAACAACTATTACCATCGAAGAAGAAGGTGATAAAGGAATGATCGAAATCAGTGGAACCAACCGTGAGAACATGAATGCAGCTATGGCTCGCATCAAAGCTATCGCGTTTGTTCCTGAGGTAGGCGAAGTATACACAGGTAAAGTAAAGTCTATTCAGGCTTACGGTGCTTTTGTAGAAATCGCTCCTGGTACTGATGGTCTTCTTCACATTTCTGAAATCGATCACCGTAGATTAAAAACTGTAGACGAAGTTCTAAAAGAAGGAGATTCTGTAGAGGTAAAACTTATCGGAGTTGACGATAGAGGTAAGATGAAATTGAGCCGCAAAGTACTTTTGCCTCAACCATCTGACAATTAA
- the accD gene encoding acetyl-CoA carboxylase, carboxyltransferase subunit beta, producing the protein MGWFKRNKDGITTSTKDKKETPEGLWHKCPKCKVIHSVDDHAKHMWVCSNCGHHDRINAAEYFTFLFDDGKFTELNPKMTSGDPLKFEDTKKYTDRYAASVKKTGLNDAVTTGYGKLNDQDIVIACMNFNFIGGSMGSVVGEKIARAIDHSIKYRKPFIMISKSGGARMMEAAFSLMQMAKTSAKLALLGKEGIPYVSLLTDPTTGGVTASFAMLGDINISEPGALIGFAGPRVVKETIGKDLPEGFQTAEFLLEHGFLDFISERKHLKKKIGSFLGMVSPENETEAVATK; encoded by the coding sequence ATGGGTTGGTTTAAGAGAAATAAAGATGGGATTACCACCAGTACCAAAGACAAAAAGGAGACTCCTGAAGGCCTTTGGCACAAATGCCCAAAATGCAAGGTGATCCATTCAGTAGATGATCATGCCAAGCATATGTGGGTGTGCAGCAACTGCGGACACCATGACCGTATTAATGCAGCGGAATACTTCACCTTCTTATTTGACGATGGAAAATTTACCGAGCTCAATCCTAAAATGACGTCAGGAGATCCTCTGAAATTTGAGGACACAAAAAAGTATACGGATCGCTATGCTGCTTCTGTAAAAAAGACTGGGCTTAATGATGCTGTAACCACAGGATATGGCAAGCTTAATGATCAAGACATCGTAATTGCCTGTATGAACTTCAACTTTATTGGAGGATCAATGGGATCGGTAGTTGGTGAAAAGATAGCCCGTGCAATTGATCACAGCATCAAATACAGAAAGCCGTTCATTATGATTTCTAAATCTGGTGGAGCACGTATGATGGAAGCTGCATTTTCATTAATGCAAATGGCAAAAACCAGTGCCAAGTTGGCTTTGTTGGGCAAAGAAGGAATCCCTTATGTTTCTCTTCTTACTGACCCAACTACTGGTGGTGTTACCGCATCATTTGCCATGCTTGGAGATATCAACATTTCTGAGCCAGGTGCTTTGATAGGTTTTGCAGGGCCAAGGGTAGTAAAAGAAACCATTGGTAAAGATTTGCCGGAAGGCTTCCAGACTGCGGAATTCCTATTAGAACATGGATTCTTGGACTTTATCAGTGAAAGAAAACATCTTAAGAAAAAAATAGGCAGCTTCCTTGGAATGGTAAGTCCTGAAAATGAAACGGAAGCAGTAGCTACAAAATAA